A region of Rhea pennata isolate bPtePen1 chromosome 38, bPtePen1.pri, whole genome shotgun sequence DNA encodes the following proteins:
- the NXF1 gene encoding nuclear RNA export factor 1, translating into MAEEGKGGYSEHDDRVGGRGFSVRRKKGRGPFRSKLYSEANSRARSRGNAGSGLRTRLEEDDGDVPMSDAHDSPRSRYLPYGPRPNRAANIHITVRRDLPAPERSSGSSRDGGRRNWFKITIPYGKKYDKSWLLSSIQNLCSVPFTPVEFHYDHNRAQFYVEDATTASALKQVSRKITDRDNYKVVIIINSSAPPQSLQNELKPEEIEQVKLCMSKRYDGSQKALDLKSLRADPDLVSQSIDVVLNQRSCMLVVLRIIEENIPELLSLNLSSNKLYRLDDLGELAQKAASLKILDLSRNELKSDRELDKVKGLKLEELWLDGNPLCDAFRDQSTYISSVRERFPKLLRLDGHELPPPIAFDVEAPTALPPCKGSYFGSDDLKVLVLRFLQQYYSIYDSSDRQGLLDAYHDGACCSLSIPFAPQNPPRNSLNEYFKDSRNVKKLKDPTMRFKLLKHTRLNVVAFLNELPKTQHDVNSFVVDVCAQTNTLLCFAVHGIFKEVDGKSRDSVRAFTRMFIAVPAGNTGLCIVNDELFVRNATTEEIRKAFVMPAPTPSSSPVPTLSAEQQEMLAAFSMQSGMNFEWSQKCLQDNDWDYGRAGQVFTQLKLEGKIPDVAFLK; encoded by the exons ATGGCGGAGGAGGGCAAGGGGGGGTACAGCG AGCACGATGACCGCGTCGGTGGCCGCGGCTTCTCAGTGCGGCGGAAGAAGGGCCGGGGCCCGTTCCGCAGCAAGCTCTACAGCGAGGCCAACAGCCGGGCGCGCAGCCGCGGCAACGCTGGCTCTGGCCTCCGCACCCGCCTGGAGGAGGACGACGGAGACGTGCCCATGAGCGACGCCCATGACAGCCCCCGGAGCCGATA TTTGCCCTATGGGCCACGGCCCAACCGTGCTGCCAACATCCACATCACGGTGAGGCGGGACCTCCCTGCCCCGGAGcggagcagcggcagcagccgcgATGGTGGCCGGCGCAACTGGTTCAAGATCACG ATACCCTACGGGAAGAAGTATGACAAGTCATGGCTGCTGAGCTCAATCCAGAACCTCTGCAGCGTTCCCTTCACGCCTGTCGAG TTCCACTACGACCACAACCGGGCCCAGTTCTACGTGGAAGATGCCACCACTGCCAGCGCGCTCAAGCAGGTCTCCCGCAAGATCACTGACAGAGACAACTACAAG GTGGTGATAATCATCAACTCGTCGGCTCCACCACAGTCTCTGCAGAATGAGCTGAAGCCAGAGGAGATTGAGCAGGTGAAG CTTTGCATGAGCAAGAGGTACGATGGTTCACAGAAGGCCTTGGATCTCAAAAGCCTGCGTGCAGATCCAG ACTTGGTGTCGCAGAGCATAGATGTGGTGCTCAACCAGCGCAGCTGCATGCTAGTGGTGCTGCGCATTATTGAGGAGAACATCCCCGAG CTGCTGTCGCTGAACCTCAGCAGTAACAAGCTCTACCGCCTGGATGACCTGGGCGAGCTGGCACAGAAAGCCGCCAGCCTCAAGATCCTCGATCTCTCTCGCAACGAG CTGAAATCGGACCGGGAGCTAGACAAGGTGAAAGGGCTCAAACTAGAGGAGCTCTGGCTGGATGGAAACCCGCTGTGCGACGCCTTCCGCGACCAGTCCACCTATATTAG CTCCGTCAGAGAACGCTTCCCGAAGCTGCTGCGCCTG GATGGCCACGAGCTCCCCCCACCCATCGCCTTCGACGTGGAGGCACCCACGGCGCTGCCCCCCTGCAAG GGCAGCTACTTTGGCTCGGATGACCTGAAGGTGTTGGTGCTGCGGTTCCTACAGCA GTACTACTCCATCTACGACTCCAGTGACCGGCAGGGGCTGCTGGACGCCTACCACGACGGTGCTTGCTGCTCCCTCAGCATCCCCTTTGCACCCCAAAACCCGCCCAG GAACAGCCTGAACGAGTACTTCAAAGACAGCAGGAACGTGAAGAAGCTCAAAGACCCCA ccatGCGCTTCAAGTTGCTCAAGCACACACGGCTCAACGTGGTGGCGTTCCTCAACGAGCTGCCCAAGACCCAGCACGATGTCAACTCCTTTGTGGTGGACGTCTGCGCCCAGACG AATACACTGCTTTGCTTTGCCGTGCACGGGATCTTCAAGGAAG TGGACGGCAAGTCCCGTGACTCCGTACGCGCCTTCACCCGGATGTTCATCGCTGTGCCGGCTGGTAACACAGG GCTCTGCATCGTCAATGACGAGCTCTTCGTGCGCAATGCCACCACGGAGGAGATCCGTAAGGCCTTCGTCATGCCGGCGCCCACGCCCTCCTCCAGCCCTGTGCCCACCTTGTCCGCTGAGCAGCAGGAGATGCTCGCCGCCTTCTCCATGCAGTCAGGCATGAACTTTGAGTGGTCCCAGAA GTGCCTGCAGGACAATGACTGGGACTACGGCCGGGCTGGCCAGGTCTTCACCCAGCTCAAG CTGGAGGGGAAAATCCCGGACGTAGCGTTTCTGAAGTGA
- the TMEM223 gene encoding transmembrane protein 223, producing MAAAARAAAAAAALDTAVPRDVVLFRHDRDRFFRLVGLFCAGQGLFWGYLAHFAFTALRPAPAPGDGPGDDPLRPRDNKWRLGFTASCLTLGSLIVAAGFLLPRRAVRQVTLLQGGRHVAIGTHGPLGLGRGSCFTVPLREVSCSTHRAEARAALPLKVKGRPFYFLLDKQGHICHPRLFDLTVGAYRKL from the exons atggcggcggcggcccgggcggcggcggcggcggcggcgctggacACGGCGGTGCCGCGGGACGTGGTGCTGTTCCGCCACGATCGCGATCGCTTTTTCCGTCTCGTGGGGCTCTTCTGCGCCGGGCAGGGGCTCTTCTGGGGCTATCTGGCGCACTTCGCCTTCAcggcgctgcgccccgcgcctGCCCCCGGCGACGGCCCCGGCGACGACCCGCTGCGGCCCCGCGACAACAAGTGGCGCCTCGGTTTCACCGCCTCCTGCCTCACCCTCG GGTCGCTGATCGTGGCGGCGGGCTTCCTGCTGCCCCGGCGTGCAGTGCGGCAGGTGACGCTGCTGCAGGGCGGCCGCCACGTGGCCATCGGCACCCACGGGCCGCTGGGGCTGGGCCGTGGCAGCTGCTTCACAGTGCCGCTGCGGGAGGTGTCCTGCAGCACCCACCGGGCCGAGGCGCGGGCCGCCCTGCCGCTCAAGGTGAAGGGACGCCCCTTCTACTTCTTGCTGGACAAGCAGGGCCACATCTGCCACCCCCGGCTCTTCGACCTCACTGTCGGCGCCTACCGCAAGCTCTAG